The following are encoded in a window of Lacinutrix sp. WUR7 genomic DNA:
- the rsmD gene encoding 16S rRNA (guanine(966)-N(2))-methyltransferase RsmD produces MRIISGTYKGRRITAPKKLPIRPTTDMAKESLFNILNNQYYFDAVSVLDLFSGSGNISYEFASRGTTEITSVDAHFGCIKFINETAEAFEMQIQTIKSDVFKYLEKATTKHTIIFADPPYDFPVEKFSKIPELIFQNNLLEDDGLLIIEHSKHTDISHLENYSHSKSYGGNMFSFFESANKE; encoded by the coding sequence ATGCGAATAATCTCAGGTACATACAAAGGCAGAAGAATAACTGCACCAAAAAAATTACCCATTAGACCAACAACAGATATGGCTAAGGAATCTCTATTTAACATCTTAAATAACCAGTATTATTTTGATGCTGTATCTGTATTAGATTTATTTAGCGGAAGCGGTAATATAAGCTATGAGTTTGCCTCTAGAGGAACCACAGAAATTACTAGTGTAGACGCTCATTTTGGTTGTATTAAGTTTATAAACGAAACTGCCGAAGCTTTTGAGATGCAAATACAAACCATAAAAAGTGATGTATTTAAGTATTTAGAAAAAGCCACCACAAAGCATACTATTATTTTTGCCGATCCTCCTTATGACTTTCCTGTTGAAAAATTTTCTAAAATACCAGAATTAATTTTTCAGAATAACTTGCTAGAAGATGATGGTTTATTAATTATAGAGCACTCTAAACATACAGACATTTCCCATTTAGAAAACTACTCGCATTCTAAAAGTTATGGTGGAAATATGTTTAGTTTTTTTGAATCCGCAAATAAGGAATAG
- a CDS encoding DUF6090 family protein yields the protein MEKNNAGKYLKYAIGEIVLVVIGILIALSLNNWNESRKNEIIKQQLIEDLIVELQSSRVIINDAIALGDSLIADGQLYLKHIGSKEFTIQIDSLKKLGDFITYGIPYDLNLPIYEDSKSSGRLSMINNKKVLILYAEIMSADIGGSIHRKISNDMYYNGSDWELRKEIGLSEILSTPNEMIPERFRLTEKEFLEILARPSTFATLNNSLQMKVVRINYMNRISNGMTEVIGLLEEEKK from the coding sequence ATGGAAAAAAATAACGCTGGAAAGTATTTAAAGTATGCTATTGGAGAAATTGTTTTGGTCGTTATTGGAATTTTAATTGCGCTGAGTTTAAATAATTGGAATGAATCAAGGAAAAATGAGATAATTAAACAGCAATTAATTGAAGACTTAATTGTAGAATTACAATCATCGAGGGTTATAATAAATGATGCTATTGCCCTTGGTGATTCTCTAATTGCAGATGGTCAATTGTATTTAAAACATATTGGATCTAAAGAATTTACAATTCAAATAGATTCACTGAAAAAACTTGGAGATTTTATAACATATGGTATTCCTTATGATCTCAATTTACCAATTTATGAAGATTCAAAATCGTCAGGCAGGCTTAGTATGATTAATAATAAGAAAGTACTAATACTTTACGCTGAGATAATGTCTGCCGACATTGGTGGATCCATTCACCGTAAAATTAGTAATGATATGTATTATAATGGTTCTGACTGGGAACTAAGAAAAGAAATAGGATTAAGCGAAATTTTATCTACGCCTAATGAAATGATACCTGAAAGATTTAGATTAACTGAAAAAGAATTTTTGGAAATCCTTGCACGTCCTTCTACGTTTGCCACGTTAAATAATTCTTTACAGATGAAAGTTGTAAGGATTAATTATATGAATAGAATAAGCAATGGAATGACAGAAGTTATTGGATTACTTGAAGAAGAAAAAAAATAA
- a CDS encoding helix-turn-helix transcriptional regulator encodes MKNSIKVERAKKNITQADLAKLAKVSRQTINAMELGKYVPSTVLALRLAQIFEVEISEIFTLEDSDWD; translated from the coding sequence ATGAAGAATAGTATTAAAGTAGAAAGAGCAAAAAAAAATATTACGCAAGCTGACTTAGCTAAATTAGCGAAAGTTAGTAGGCAAACAATTAATGCTATGGAATTAGGTAAATATGTTCCATCCACAGTTTTGGCTTTACGATTAGCTCAAATTTTTGAAGTCGAAATTAGTGAAATCTTTACTTTGGAAGATTCCGATTGGGATTAG
- a CDS encoding CatA-like O-acetyltransferase: MKKINLKTWNRSEQFQHFNKMFDPYFGVTIPLDVTKAYQFSKENDISFFGKYLHACMQAINSVDNLKYRIIDDEVVAYDIIHASPTIMREDKTFGFSFVDFDENLDVFLKNLESEKSRIQSSSNLFPERNGLDCIHCSALPWVNFSGHKEPFFGEKDSVPKIAFSKVNREKKTLSMNVAISVNHALVDGYHVGLFSEKFQYFLNQ; encoded by the coding sequence TTGAAAAAAATAAATTTAAAAACATGGAATAGATCAGAGCAGTTTCAGCATTTTAATAAAATGTTTGATCCTTATTTTGGAGTTACTATTCCGTTGGATGTTACCAAAGCATATCAGTTTTCTAAGGAGAATGATATTAGTTTTTTTGGTAAATATTTACACGCTTGCATGCAAGCAATCAATAGTGTAGATAATTTAAAATATAGAATTATTGATGATGAAGTAGTTGCTTATGATATTATTCATGCATCGCCGACTATAATGAGAGAAGATAAAACCTTCGGATTTTCATTCGTCGATTTTGATGAGAATTTAGATGTGTTTTTAAAAAATTTAGAATCGGAAAAATCAAGGATTCAATCCTCAAGTAATTTGTTTCCAGAAAGAAATGGATTAGATTGCATACATTGTTCGGCATTACCTTGGGTGAATTTTTCAGGGCATAAAGAACCGTTTTTTGGAGAAAAAGATTCTGTACCTAAAATAGCATTTAGTAAAGTAAATAGAGAGAAAAAGACCTTAAGCATGAATGTAGCAATATCCGTAAATCACGCATTGGTGGATGGCTATCATGTTGGTTTATTTTCTGAAAAGTTTCAATATTTTTTAAATCAGTAG
- a CDS encoding DUF4126 domain-containing protein, producing the protein MGTEAILSIFLGIGLAASVGFRVFVPLFTLSLAAHFNVWELNDSWLWIGSLTAVITLGVATIVEIFAYYIPFVDNILDTIAVPLAAIAGTAVMVSTVVDLSPVITWALAIIAGGGTAAAVAGTSSVTRLASTTTTAGLANPVISTLETGTAIVMSIISVFLPVLAVVLVVIVLFIIFRLYKKFKSSKA; encoded by the coding sequence ATGGGAACAGAAGCTATATTAAGTATTTTTTTAGGTATCGGACTTGCAGCATCTGTTGGTTTTAGAGTTTTTGTGCCATTATTTACATTAAGTCTTGCAGCACATTTTAATGTTTGGGAACTTAATGATTCTTGGTTATGGATAGGTAGTTTAACAGCCGTGATAACACTTGGAGTTGCTACTATTGTTGAAATATTTGCATATTACATTCCGTTTGTAGATAATATATTAGACACCATTGCAGTGCCTTTAGCAGCTATTGCAGGAACTGCTGTTATGGTTTCTACAGTTGTAGATTTAAGTCCGGTAATAACTTGGGCTTTAGCAATAATTGCTGGAGGAGGAACAGCTGCTGCAGTAGCAGGAACTTCCAGTGTTACGCGATTAGCATCTACAACCACAACCGCAGGTTTAGCAAATCCTGTAATCTCTACTTTAGAAACAGGAACCGCAATTGTAATGTCTATTATCTCTGTATTTCTTCCTGTTTTAGCTGTTGTACTGGTTGTAATAGTACTGTTTATTATTTTCAGACTTTATAAAAAGTTTAAATCTAGTAAGGCATAA
- a CDS encoding HAD family hydrolase, which yields MNKEYKNIKVIGFDADDTLWVNETYFRDAELEFAKLLGGFETANKVDQELFKMEMKNLPLYGYGVKGFVLSMVEMALELSNYTISNKTIEQILNIGKQMLNEPVELLDGVQEILEGLSGKYKLIVATKGDLLDQERKLEKSGLLDYFHHIEVLSDKKEENYSKLLKHLDINPSEFLMIGNSLKSDILPLINIQAKAIHVPFHTTWAHEQVTEKETNGKAYRTVKSLKEILNLL from the coding sequence TTGAATAAAGAATACAAAAATATAAAAGTAATAGGCTTTGATGCAGATGATACGCTTTGGGTAAACGAAACGTATTTTCGGGATGCTGAGTTAGAATTTGCCAAACTTTTAGGAGGTTTTGAAACTGCTAATAAAGTAGATCAAGAGCTCTTTAAAATGGAAATGAAGAATTTACCTTTATATGGTTATGGCGTGAAAGGTTTTGTTTTATCTATGGTAGAAATGGCTTTAGAATTATCTAATTATACCATTTCTAATAAAACCATAGAACAGATTTTAAACATTGGGAAACAAATGCTTAATGAACCGGTAGAATTGTTGGACGGTGTGCAAGAAATATTGGAAGGTTTATCTGGAAAATATAAATTAATCGTTGCCACAAAAGGCGATTTATTAGACCAAGAACGAAAGTTGGAAAAATCGGGTTTACTGGATTATTTTCATCATATTGAAGTCTTAAGCGATAAAAAAGAAGAAAATTATTCTAAATTATTAAAGCATTTAGATATCAATCCGTCAGAATTTTTAATGATTGGAAACTCATTAAAATCCGATATATTACCTTTAATAAATATTCAAGCAAAGGCTATTCACGTTCCTTTTCATACCACTTGGGCACATGAACAAGTAACCGAAAAAGAAACCAATGGTAAAGCATATAGAACCGTAAAAAGTTTAAAAGAAATTTTAAATCTATTATAG
- a CDS encoding DUF3822 family protein → MATASNKTTILINQELSIQISLNGLSFCILQSDTNTICYLKHFAFNQKHTPFQVLDELKKIFKTTTELQINFSTIHVIYINELSTLVPKPLFHEDAIADYLKFNSKILQSDFIAQDTVVINDSINVYVPYMNINNYLYERFGTFAYKHFSTILLEEILQTEKQEQDQKMYVHVHTNHFEIVVTNKGKLILYNTFTFTTKEDFIYYILFTAEQLQLNPETITLILLGEIFEGDDLYTIVFKYIRHIQFGKPNTNYLLEVEQQTAHSNYILKHSF, encoded by the coding sequence ATGGCGACAGCGAGTAATAAAACAACTATACTAATTAACCAAGAATTGTCCATTCAAATAAGTTTGAATGGACTTTCTTTTTGTATACTACAATCAGATACAAATACGATTTGTTATTTAAAGCATTTTGCTTTTAATCAAAAACACACACCATTTCAAGTATTAGATGAATTAAAGAAAATATTTAAAACGACAACAGAGCTACAAATCAATTTTAGCACGATACACGTTATTTATATTAACGAACTCTCTACTCTGGTACCAAAACCTTTATTTCATGAAGATGCCATTGCAGACTACTTAAAATTCAATTCTAAGATTCTGCAATCCGATTTTATTGCTCAGGATACTGTTGTGATAAATGATAGTATAAATGTTTATGTACCCTACATGAATATCAATAATTATTTATACGAAAGGTTTGGCACCTTTGCATACAAGCATTTTTCTACTATTTTATTGGAAGAAATTCTACAAACAGAAAAACAGGAACAAGATCAAAAAATGTATGTACATGTGCATACCAATCACTTTGAAATTGTAGTCACCAATAAAGGAAAATTAATACTTTATAACACGTTTACCTTTACAACAAAAGAAGATTTCATATATTACATTCTCTTTACAGCAGAACAATTACAACTTAATCCAGAAACCATAACATTGATCCTTCTAGGTGAAATTTTTGAAGGAGATGATTTATACACTATAGTATTTAAGTATATACGACATATACAATTTGGAAAACCAAATACAAATTACTTACTAGAAGTAGAACAACAAACAGCACATTCTAATTATATTTTAAAGCATAGCTTTTAA
- a CDS encoding ATP-dependent RecD-like DNA helicase: MNASQFYSLIKQQFPFKPTPKQDIVLLQLSEFIFSERPNALYLLKGYAGTGKTTIIGTIVTHLWQAKKSAVLMAPTGRAAKVISSYSKKTAFTIHKKIYFPKKNKGGGVNFVLQPNKHKNTIFIVDEASMIPDTPGDSKLFENGSLLDDLMKYVYSGHNCKLLLIGDTAQLPPVKLDLSPALDENTLTLNYDKDVTRMELDEVVRQGQDSGILENATILREAIASSFAETFKFDLKDFKDIVRLVDGYEIMDAINDSYSNLGNEETAIIVRSNKRANMYNQQIRERILFNENELSAGDYLMVVKNNYFWLKPTTEAGFIANGDIIEVLEIFSIQELYGFRFAEVKIRMVDYPNMIPFETVLLLDTISAETPSLAYEDSNRLYQEVQKDFEDETSNYKKFLKIKGNKHFNALQVKFSYAITCHKSQGGQWNTVFVEQPYLPDGINRDYLRWLYTAVTRAKEKLYLIGFKEEFFVEDQR; this comes from the coding sequence ATGAACGCATCCCAATTTTATTCCCTTATAAAACAACAGTTTCCGTTTAAACCAACACCAAAACAAGATATTGTTTTATTGCAACTTTCTGAGTTTATTTTTTCGGAAAGACCCAATGCGCTTTATTTATTAAAAGGATATGCAGGAACAGGTAAAACCACTATTATTGGTACTATTGTTACCCATTTATGGCAAGCTAAAAAAAGCGCTGTGCTAATGGCACCAACAGGTAGAGCAGCAAAGGTGATTTCTAGTTATTCTAAAAAAACAGCATTTACTATTCACAAAAAAATATATTTCCCAAAAAAAAATAAAGGAGGAGGTGTTAATTTTGTTTTACAACCTAATAAGCATAAGAACACCATTTTTATCGTAGATGAAGCTTCTATGATTCCAGATACTCCTGGAGATTCTAAACTTTTTGAAAATGGTTCTTTGCTAGACGATTTAATGAAATACGTATATTCTGGACATAATTGTAAATTATTATTAATTGGAGATACGGCACAATTACCTCCTGTAAAATTAGATTTAAGTCCAGCCTTAGACGAAAACACATTAACGCTAAACTATGATAAGGATGTCACTAGAATGGAATTAGACGAAGTAGTGCGTCAAGGACAAGATTCAGGAATTTTAGAAAATGCTACTATTTTAAGGGAAGCTATTGCTAGCTCTTTTGCCGAAACATTTAAATTTGATTTAAAAGACTTTAAAGATATTGTACGTCTTGTGGATGGTTACGAAATTATGGATGCTATAAACGATTCGTATAGCAACCTTGGAAACGAAGAAACTGCCATTATTGTTAGAAGTAACAAACGTGCGAATATGTATAATCAGCAAATTAGAGAGCGTATTTTATTTAATGAAAATGAGCTTTCTGCAGGCGATTATTTGATGGTGGTTAAAAATAATTACTTCTGGCTTAAACCAACAACCGAAGCTGGTTTTATTGCAAATGGTGATATTATTGAAGTATTAGAAATATTCTCTATTCAAGAATTATATGGTTTTCGCTTCGCGGAAGTAAAAATACGTATGGTCGATTATCCGAATATGATTCCTTTTGAAACGGTGTTACTTTTAGATACTATTTCTGCGGAAACTCCTTCGTTAGCCTATGAAGATTCCAACCGATTATACCAAGAAGTACAAAAAGATTTTGAAGACGAAACGAGTAATTATAAAAAGTTTTTAAAAATTAAAGGAAACAAACACTTTAACGCTTTACAAGTAAAATTCTCCTATGCCATTACTTGTCATAAATCACAAGGTGGACAATGGAATACCGTTTTTGTAGAACAACCATATCTACCAGATGGCATTAATAGAGATTACTTGCGTTGGCTATATACAGCAGTTACAAGAGCCAAAGAAAAATTGTACCTTATTGGTTTTAAGGAGGAGTTTTTTGTAGAAGATCAACGATAG
- the kdsB gene encoding 3-deoxy-manno-octulosonate cytidylyltransferase has translation MKIISMIPARYSASRFPGKLMQDLNGKTVILRTYEATKATNLFDDVFVVTDSEIIFKEITSHGGKAIMSIKEHECGSDRIAEAVEHLDIDIVVNVQGDEPFTEVASLKKLIQVFKEDTEKQVDLASLMVHITDEEEIKNSNTVKVIVDQNNFALYFSRSPIPFPRATDVGAKYYKHKGVYAFRKEALLDFYRLPMLPLEASEKIECIRYLEYGKRIKMVETNVQGVEIDTPEDLERAKKLWK, from the coding sequence ATGAAAATAATCTCCATGATTCCTGCACGTTATAGTGCTTCTCGTTTTCCAGGTAAGCTCATGCAAGACCTTAATGGTAAAACAGTTATTCTTCGTACTTACGAAGCTACAAAGGCAACCAATCTATTTGATGATGTTTTTGTGGTAACCGATAGCGAAATTATCTTTAAAGAAATTACAAGTCATGGAGGTAAAGCAATCATGAGCATTAAAGAGCATGAATGTGGAAGTGATAGAATTGCTGAAGCTGTAGAGCATCTAGATATAGATATTGTTGTAAATGTACAAGGAGATGAACCGTTTACAGAAGTCGCTTCCTTAAAAAAGCTAATCCAAGTTTTTAAAGAAGATACAGAAAAACAAGTCGATTTAGCTTCTTTAATGGTACATATTACCGACGAAGAAGAAATTAAAAACTCCAATACGGTAAAAGTAATCGTAGACCAAAACAACTTCGCTTTGTATTTTTCACGAAGCCCAATTCCGTTTCCAAGAGCAACAGATGTTGGCGCAAAGTATTACAAACACAAAGGGGTTTATGCGTTTAGAAAAGAAGCATTATTAGATTTTTATAGATTACCAATGTTACCATTAGAAGCATCAGAAAAAATTGAATGCATTCGCTACTTAGAATATGGAAAACGTATCAAAATGGTAGAAACCAATGTGCAAGGTGTAGAAATTGATACTCCTGAAGATTTAGAAAGAGCAAAAAAACTCTGGAAGTGA